The following nucleotide sequence is from Flavobacterium sp. N1736.
CTTGATTTGCTTCAGGCAGAAATTAAAGGAAAATTCAAAATTGGAATTCGTATTGCAGCTGAGGAAGAACCTAAATTTGAGTTTTATACATCTAGATTAGGTATTGGATATAAAAACATAGTTTCGTTTTACAAGAAACAAATTCAGGAAAATGATAAACTAGAGCTGAAAATGCTTCACTTTTTCATTAATACCGGAATAAACGATACAGCATATTATTGGAATGAGTTAGTAAAATGTATTAAAGTATACATTGCGCTTAAAAAGGAATGCCCTACTCTTGATGGATTAAACATTGGAGGTGGTTTCCCGATTAAAAACTCGCTTGCTTTTGAATATGATTATCAATATATGATTGATGAAATTATTAATCAGATTAAAATCGCCTGCGATGAAGCAGAAGTTGACGTTCCTAATATTTTTACAGAATTTGGGTCATTTACTGTAGGCGAAAGCGGTGGCGCTATCTATCAGATTTTGTATCAAAAGCAACAAAATGACAGAGAAAAATGGAATATGATTGATTCGTCATTCATTACTACTTTGCCGGATACTTGGGCTATAAATAAGCGTTTTATTATGCTGGCGGTAAACCGTTGGAACGATACTTACGAACGGGTTTTATTAGGAGGATTGACTTGTGATAGTGACGATTATTACAATTCAGAACAAAATATGAACGCGATTTATTTGCCTAAATACAACAAAGAAAAGCCATTGTATATTGGTTTCTTTAATACTGGTGCGTATCAGGAAACTATTGGAGGTTACGGAGGTTTACACCACTGTTTGATTCCACAGCCTAAACATATTTTAATAGATCGTGACGAAAACGGAATATTAGCAACTGAGGTCTTCTCAGAACAGCAAACTTCTGACGATGTATTGAAAATTTTAGGATATACAAAAAAAGTATAAAAAAAAACCTGCAAATTAAATGTTAATATCCATAAAATTATTAATTTGCAGTACCATCCCAAAAGGTTAACTTTTAATTCAAAAAAAAACAAAAACAAAACAAAATGAAAGGACCAATCAGTCAGTTTATTGAAAAACATTATTTACACTTTAATTCTGCTTCTTTAGTCGATGCTGCAAAAGCATACGAACAACAATTGGCAAATGGTGCTAAAATGATGGTAAGTATGGCTGGCGCTATGAGTACAGCAGAAATTGGTAAAATTTTTGCCGAAATAATTAGACAAGATAAAGTACAGATCATTTCATGTACCGGAGCCAATCTAGAAGAAGATATCATGAATTTAGTAGCACACTCTCACTACGAAAGAGTGCCTAACTATCGTGATTTGACACCAGAAGACGAATGGGCTTTGCTTGAAAGAGGATTAAATCGTGTTACTGACACTTGTATT
It contains:
- a CDS encoding arginine decarboxylase, coding for MNTKYSDLINQTYYFPQEEFKLNKDNLQFHNIDLMKLVEQYGTPLKFTYLPQISENINKAKAWFRKSMEKNKYEAKYYYCYCTKSSHFEYIMNEAFKNNIHIETSSAFDVNIVENLLENGKINKSTYVICNGFKRDEYISNIARLINNGHKNTIPIIDNYEELDLLQAEIKGKFKIGIRIAAEEEPKFEFYTSRLGIGYKNIVSFYKKQIQENDKLELKMLHFFINTGINDTAYYWNELVKCIKVYIALKKECPTLDGLNIGGGFPIKNSLAFEYDYQYMIDEIINQIKIACDEAEVDVPNIFTEFGSFTVGESGGAIYQILYQKQQNDREKWNMIDSSFITTLPDTWAINKRFIMLAVNRWNDTYERVLLGGLTCDSDDYYNSEQNMNAIYLPKYNKEKPLYIGFFNTGAYQETIGGYGGLHHCLIPQPKHILIDRDENGILATEVFSEQQTSDDVLKILGYTKKV